The Nitrosopumilus cobalaminigenes genome contains a region encoding:
- a CDS encoding glycosyltransferase, with protein MNVLSFFSSPIGLGHVTRDIAIVNNFENISTNFVTGSGAAKILKKLDYKVQDVYSPPSFIIENGTLKNPAKWLWNYYQYYRDCKNISEKILQKDKPNLVISDEDFASLTIAQEMKIPTVLITDVLETHFTKGIASFIEKKMNKSMQEIIKKCDTVIFPENGKDENNIKRVGPIVRQTNSTREELRKKFSFEKKTIIISIGGTNAGVFLIEKALEVISKINQDIKIVLVSGPAVNKEFKNVKNLGFVDNLHELIFAADVIISLAGKSTIDEANAYGTPSIFIPIKGHFEQEDNAKEQGFVFEDINRLEELVLEKLETKRNQVNTDGAKIASEIIQKLMV; from the coding sequence ATGAATGTTTTGAGTTTCTTTTCAAGTCCAATTGGATTAGGTCATGTAACTCGAGATATTGCAATAGTAAATAATTTTGAAAATATTTCAACCAATTTTGTCACAGGAAGCGGAGCTGCAAAAATTCTAAAAAAACTAGATTACAAAGTCCAAGATGTATACAGTCCACCATCATTTATCATTGAAAATGGAACATTGAAAAATCCAGCAAAATGGTTATGGAATTATTATCAATATTATAGAGATTGTAAAAATATTTCAGAAAAAATTCTTCAAAAAGATAAACCAAATTTAGTGATTAGTGATGAAGATTTTGCATCATTAACAATAGCACAAGAAATGAAAATTCCAACTGTATTAATAACAGATGTTTTAGAAACTCATTTCACTAAAGGAATAGCATCATTCATTGAAAAAAAGATGAATAAATCAATGCAGGAAATAATTAAAAAATGCGATACAGTTATTTTTCCTGAAAATGGAAAAGATGAGAATAATATTAAACGAGTAGGTCCAATTGTTAGACAAACAAATAGTACAAGAGAAGAATTAAGAAAAAAATTTTCTTTTGAAAAAAAGACCATCATCATATCTATAGGAGGAACCAATGCAGGAGTTTTTCTCATAGAAAAAGCATTAGAGGTAATTTCTAAAATCAATCAAGACATAAAAATAGTTCTGGTTTCAGGTCCTGCAGTGAATAAAGAATTCAAAAATGTAAAAAATTTAGGATTTGTAGATAATTTACATGAACTAATTTTTGCAGCAGATGTAATTATTTCATTAGCAGGAAAATCAACCATTGACGAGGCTAACGCTTATGGTACACCTTCAATATTCATTCCCATTAAAGGTCATTTTGAGCAAGAAGACAATGCAAAAGAACAAGGATTTGTATTTGAAGATATTAACAGATTAGAGGAATTAGTTTTAGAAAAACTTGAAACAAAAAGAAATCAAGTAAATACTGATGGTGCTAAAATAGCATCAGAAATTATTCAAAAATTGATGGTTTAG
- a CDS encoding aspartate kinase, which yields MTKLIVAKFGGSALGPNGETIPKIIQRISDLKTDCKVITVFSAPLTIHNEKKRSLTDVILEQGKNAENGIKPSLDVVKSTYQKILEFVDENNKENCKKTIDYHLEKAQSALDTAYNNKEFINEVRSQALAFSGEILMSHVMNHILRSNGIKTEAVEYDDWPIITDHNIEFTNFLTAESREKMGKIVELVDNNEVVTIGGFIGKTVDGITTTYERGGSDRTAADLGILFHKKYETNIDFEKDSSVVSADPKIVDSDLREIIQLSYNEARLAGMFGMKILDPIAIKEIVENGVDMPITITNMKNPEKITTIKRNLDEQKGHPIKIVTGKENCAIFRIETSAIQKLLTSLEKDKHYSEFIILSPFTKDGIEFSRILFLDGEYVKRNEKYLLGFDSLATITYNRGVITLIGDEMWRVQQVASRTSAKIGESGLNILNMDAQEETSRIIIVVEDTQDNITKAIRAIHQEISKINFI from the coding sequence TTGACAAAGTTAATTGTTGCAAAATTTGGTGGAAGTGCCTTAGGTCCTAATGGCGAGACAATTCCCAAAATTATTCAAAGAATTTCAGATTTGAAAACAGATTGTAAAGTAATTACAGTTTTTTCTGCCCCATTAACAATTCACAATGAAAAAAAACGTTCTTTGACGGATGTCATTTTAGAGCAGGGTAAAAATGCAGAAAATGGGATAAAACCGTCTTTGGATGTTGTAAAATCAACTTATCAAAAAATTCTAGAGTTTGTTGATGAAAATAACAAAGAAAATTGTAAAAAAACTATAGATTATCATCTAGAAAAAGCACAAAGTGCCTTAGATACTGCATATAACAACAAAGAATTTATCAATGAAGTACGTTCTCAAGCATTAGCATTTTCTGGAGAAATACTGATGTCACATGTAATGAACCATATTCTAAGAAGTAATGGTATCAAAACTGAAGCAGTAGAATATGATGATTGGCCAATTATTACTGATCACAATATAGAATTTACAAATTTTCTCACTGCAGAATCCAGAGAAAAAATGGGTAAAATTGTAGAATTAGTAGACAATAATGAAGTAGTGACCATAGGAGGATTCATAGGAAAAACGGTAGATGGGATCACTACTACATATGAGCGTGGAGGTTCAGATAGAACCGCAGCTGATCTAGGAATATTATTTCATAAAAAATATGAAACAAATATTGATTTTGAGAAAGATAGTTCTGTAGTTTCTGCCGATCCAAAAATTGTAGATTCTGACTTGAGAGAGATCATACAACTATCATACAATGAAGCAAGATTAGCAGGAATGTTTGGAATGAAAATTTTAGATCCTATAGCAATTAAAGAAATTGTAGAAAACGGAGTAGACATGCCAATCACTATAACAAATATGAAAAATCCAGAAAAAATTACTACAATTAAAAGAAATCTAGATGAACAGAAAGGACATCCAATTAAAATAGTAACAGGAAAAGAGAATTGTGCTATTTTTAGAATTGAAACTAGTGCAATTCAAAAGCTGTTAACATCATTAGAAAAAGACAAACATTATAGTGAATTTATCATTTTATCTCCATTTACAAAAGATGGAATAGAATTTTCTAGAATATTATTTTTGGATGGAGAATATGTTAAACGAAATGAAAAGTATCTTTTAGGATTTGATTCACTTGCAACTATTACATACAACAGAGGAGTAATTACATTAATTGGTGATGAAATGTGGAGAGTTCAACAAGTAGCTTCTAGAACTAGTGCAAAGATTGGTGAATCAGGATTAAATATTTTAAACATGGATGCACAGGAAGAAACTTCAAGAATAATTATTGTTGTAGAAGATACACAAGATAACATTACAAAAGCAATCAGAGCAATACACCAAGAAATTTCAAAAATTAATTTTATTTAA